From Victivallis lenta:
CCGCGTTTTTGTAGTCGCGCCGCAGGCGGATATATTCATATTCCGCCAGCAGATGCAGCGGCGGCAGCAGCTTCCGGTCCCCCCGGAAATCACGGAAAAAAGTTTCGAGTTCCTCGAAAGCGGCGTCGGCCTGTTCCGGATTCTCGAGCCGCTCGCGGATCAGGTAGAAGAAGGCGTTGCGATCCGCCGAGCTGCCCGGCGCGAGCTTGCGCACAGCTTCGAAAATCTTCACATGGTCGTAACGGTCGGCCGCATCGCGGTACAGATCGCGCCGCTCCTTCATCAGCTGCGTGGTTCTGCCCAGCGCGACACCCGCCTCCAGCCGGTACGGGAGCGGCGTCTTGTCATTGTAGAAAAGTTCGGCGAGGGTCAGTTGTCCGCGCCTGATATCCTGCCGGGTGCGGTCGTACACATCGCAGAGACCGCTGACCAGCCGGCCTTCCGGCGTATGCGGTATCGTCCTTGCCAATTTCCCGGCCTGCGCATAATCCATCGCGGCGTATGCCTTCAACGCCGCCGACGCAGTTCCCTTCGCGTCCGGAACGGAATCTGCACCGACCAGACCCGCTCCGGCAAGTGTCATGGCGAGTATCCACAACGGCTTGACCATCGCACCTCCTTCCGGCCCCGCCGCACGGCGGAACCGCTCTGTTACTGTACACCGGGACAGGCTCCCGCACGGAAATTTACGATATCTGCATTTTTTGATTATAGCATGATCCGGCTCAATTGTCAACAGGAGACCATGCAAAAAAAGCCGACTTTCAGTAGAATAGATACATGGGAGATACGGCATGCCCGATATACGGCGGTCCTCCTCCCGTTTCCCTCTTCTATTTGTTGCCGGTCCAGAACTGATCAACGTCGCAGGCTGCCATATCGTTGTGTGTCATGGAAACGACGTGACCGTCCACAAAAAGAACATTCGCCCGATTCAGATGAACCGGATAAGGCCACCGCAGCCGGTTGTTGTTCGCGTAGGCGACCGTGGCGTCAACATAGCTGCCCGGCTTGTCGACCGCCTCGCTGATCAGCAGTTGCCGCGAGGGCGACTTGCATTTTGACAGCGGATACGGCTGGTTCGATCCGGAGTTTCGCCAGTTGTTCATGGCATAGTTGACCGCCTTCTGCCAGCCGGGACCGAAACGCTGAGCGTTCAATTCGCAGTAGAAGCCGCTTTTGCCGCCGTCCCGCATCAGGGCGTCTCCGTCCTCCGCATTGGCCGGCTCCCAAGAGTAATAGAGCTTCACCATGGTCGGGGCCCAGTTGGTCCACCCCTTGCCGATGTTGTAGTTGATTGCGGGCAGACACCCTTTGTATGTGTCGGAATAAAT
This genomic window contains:
- a CDS encoding tetratricopeptide repeat protein, which produces MVKPLWILAMTLAGAGLVGADSVPDAKGTASAALKAYAAMDYAQAGKLARTIPHTPEGRLVSGLCDVYDRTRQDIRRGQLTLAELFYNDKTPLPYRLEAGVALGRTTQLMKERRDLYRDAADRYDHVKIFEAVRKLAPGSSADRNAFFYLIRERLENPEQADAAFEELETFFRDFRGDRKLLPPLHLLAEYEYIRLRRDYKNAARHLMEGYEIGFANPNENRGGLFRLAFLFHKKLDDKPMAVKYFKEYLKRYPYSGQAVVARRFLEDLGEGGAEK
- a CDS encoding prepilin-type N-terminal cleavage/methylation domain-containing protein, translating into MKKYFTLIELLIVIAIIAILASMLLPALNQARGRAQGIKCVNTLKNAGLFFAIYSDTYKGCLPAINYNIGKGWTNWAPTMVKLYYSWEPANAEDGDALMRDGGKSGFYCELNAQRFGPGWQKAVNYAMNNWRNSGSNQPYPLSKCKSPSRQLLISEAVDKPGSYVDATVAYANNNRLRWPYPVHLNRANVLFVDGHVVSMTHNDMAACDVDQFWTGNK